The stretch of DNA AGCGTTATACCAAAACCGATATCCTTAATCCCCATGCCCTTTAATTCCGTTAATGTCCTCATGCCGCGGTCAAAACAGTCTTTCATGCCTCGCAGATCATCATTTACCGTCCGCAATCCCTCAAGACTCACCCTTATCCCGACAGAAGGATATTTCCGGGCTACTGCCAAAATCTTTTCTGTATAATAACCGTTGGTACTTATAACGACTCTTCGCGCCTTTAAACTCAATATCCTCACAAAATCGGCAATGTCGTCCCGTATGAAGGGCTCTCCGCCTGTAATGTTACAGAAAGCAAGGCCGGGCAACGATTCTAAATCCTGCGGTTTTATTTCGTCTTTAGGATCGGTTGGATGCTGCCACGTATTGCACATGCGGCACCTTGCGTTGCACCTATATGTGACTATAACACAACCATCCATCTTGTCTCCATCGTTTATCACGGCTCCATTTAACAATTGTCTTTTTCTTAATTCAAAATATAATAATGAAATCGAGAGTAAAAAATAAAAATCTATTTCTTATAATTTTGTAGCCGGATATATGCGCATCGGATAAAATATTTTTTATCTCCCGCAATGATAATATATTCATATAAGCGTCCGTTGCCCATTTTTTTCCCGTAATACAAAGATACTTATCGAATAAATTTTTGGGCAATAAATGCAGCAGTGGGGTCCGTGTATGAACCTCTATTGGAAAATACCGGTTGGGTGTTGTTATAAATACCGAATCCGCAACTCTTTTCGCTTCCCGCAAAAACAATACCTGGCTATCCCTTCTTCCTACATGTTCTATTACCGCGTTCGACCAGCAAATATCAAATTGTTTATCTCTGAAAGGAAAAATTCCTCCTTTATACGTGACCGCCTTTACCAGTGGATATCTTTCCGAAAACTTATGAGGCGCATCTATCCCTAATGCCGTTATGTTTCCCGGATATGGATAATGTTTTTCTAAAAAATTATCGGATGGACCGTACTCTTCATCGCTGAAACCGACATCTATAATAGTGCTTTCGGACGTTGGTTTTAAAATATTTAAAAAAAGCCCCATTTTCTTTGCTCTATTATATGCGGATATTTTCTCAGCGATAGACATTTTACCGGGTTTCATGTTTACTTATTGCCTCATTATATAATTCAATTAATTTTTCATAGTGCTTTTCGCTGTTTAACTCTTCCCTGACAAAAACTACGGCGTTTTTGCCCATTTCCATAATCTTCCCTGGGTTAGTTATTAGATATCGAATTTTCGCAACAAGATCGTTTGTATCCCCGGGCTCAAAAGCAAGGCCGGTAAAACCTTCCTTCACAAGCTCCGCGATCCCCCCTATCCTGGCTCCGATAACAGGCTTTCCTAAAGCAAATCCTTCCATTATCGATCTTGGATTATTCTCACACCATTCGGAAGGAAGTATGGTGAACATCGATTTCCTTATCTCTTCTTTTAATTCTTTGCCCATTTTATATCCCAAGAATCTTATATTTTGCAGATTGAGGCCTTTAACCTCATGTTCTAAAGAGCTTCTCATCGGGCCTTCGCCGATTATTTTTAAAGTTATATTTTTTATATCCTTCATGGCTCTTAACAGGGTTAAGAGTCCTTTCTCTTCGGAAAGCCTGCCAAAATAAACTACCGACTCTTCTTTCCATGTAAAATCCGGATGGAAATCTTCCATAAATACAAAATTAGGTAAATATACTATTTTACCCTTAAACCCCATATCCTCTACGGTAGACTTTAAAAATCTGCTCGGCGCTATAAAGACATCGATATAGTCATATATATGAAGTATTATATGGTGCAGATACATCTCCGCTTCGTTGACAAGACTCTTTAAAGCCGAATTCTTCACGCATCTTTGCGTAAAACAATTGTAAAACTTTCCATCTTTGCATAACCTGCATACTTTACCACCTGATATGAGACGATAAGATGCACATACCATTTTATAATCATGCATGGTCATAACCACGGGAATATTATATTTTCTAATAGCGTGCAAAATCGAAGGAGATATTTGATGGGCAAAATTATTTAAATGGATTATGTCCGGTTTCACGATTTTTATTAAATCGTCCATCTTTTTTTTTGCGTCAAGAGAGTATAGAATATTGAAAGCGATCTTTATCCTGCCGGCAATGCCGCCGGGATTTACAAGATCCGCATACGGCACAAAATAATCCTGATAGGGATATTCCGGATTGAGAGGATGTTTCATGCCCCAGTATATGACATCGTGGCCTTTTGAAGACAATAACCTGCCGGTAGCGAGAGAGCTCAATGCGTCTCCGCCTGCATTATACAAAAATTTGTTTACGATCAGGATTTTCATCTTGTACGTCAATGTGTTCCGATTACAGCCAATATCTTATTTATACTCAACATGACTATGATAAAAAAACACAACAACACAAGATATGAAAGAAACAGAGATGGGTTCATCACTGCTGGAAGCGAATACAGCGCCACCAGGGCAGCAAATATGTCTCTTTCCTCTAAATAGATTTCATATAAGCTACTATAAAGGAAGCCCATTATTATTCCCCCAACGATAACACCGATTATATTAAAATTAAGATAAAGACTTCCGAAC from Candidatus Omnitrophota bacterium encodes:
- a CDS encoding methyltransferase domain-containing protein → MKPGKMSIAEKISAYNRAKKMGLFLNILKPTSESTIIDVGFSDEEYGPSDNFLEKHYPYPGNITALGIDAPHKFSERYPLVKAVTYKGGIFPFRDKQFDICWSNAVIEHVGRRDSQVLFLREAKRVADSVFITTPNRYFPIEVHTRTPLLHLLPKNLFDKYLCITGKKWATDAYMNILSLREIKNILSDAHISGYKIIRNRFLFFTLDFIIIF
- a CDS encoding glycosyltransferase family 4 protein, which translates into the protein MKILIVNKFLYNAGGDALSSLATGRLLSSKGHDVIYWGMKHPLNPEYPYQDYFVPYADLVNPGGIAGRIKIAFNILYSLDAKKKMDDLIKIVKPDIIHLNNFAHQISPSILHAIRKYNIPVVMTMHDYKMVCASYRLISGGKVCRLCKDGKFYNCFTQRCVKNSALKSLVNEAEMYLHHIILHIYDYIDVFIAPSRFLKSTVEDMGFKGKIVYLPNFVFMEDFHPDFTWKEESVVYFGRLSEEKGLLTLLRAMKDIKNITLKIIGEGPMRSSLEHEVKGLNLQNIRFLGYKMGKELKEEIRKSMFTILPSEWCENNPRSIMEGFALGKPVIGARIGGIAELVKEGFTGLAFEPGDTNDLVAKIRYLITNPGKIMEMGKNAVVFVREELNSEKHYEKLIELYNEAISKHETR